One Longimicrobiaceae bacterium genomic window, CGCCGAGCGCGGAAGCCCTGCACCCAGGGCTTCCGCGCTCGGTCATCCGGCCCGGCGCGGATCGTCACCCTGTGCTGTGCCGCACGCCTCGTCCCGCCTTCCAAACGCCCGCTCCACGCCCTCCGGGTACGACGCGGCACCACGGAAACAGCGACCTTGCAGAAGAGTCCAACCGCCCCGCAGCGCAGCGTGCTCGACGCGAACCCCATCGTCCGACAGATCCTGGTGGACGGCATCGTCCGCGACGCGGCGGGCACCGAGCTCCCCGCCGGCTCCAACATCTCCATCGAGCACGCGGAGGCGCTCCGCCGTGCCGTGCTGGAGCAGCGGCCGCGCACGGTGCTGGAGGTGGGGATGGCGTACGGCACGAGCAGCCTGGTCATCCTTACCGCGCTCGACGAGATCGGCGAGGGCGGGCGGCTGGTCACGGTCGACCCGTACCAGGGCACGTCGTGGCAGAGCATCGGCCGGCTGAACGTGGAGCGCGCGGGCTTCGCGGCGTCGCACACGCTGCTGGAGGCACCGGACTACCTCGCCCTTCCGAAGCTGCTGGAAGACGGGCTGCGGGTGGAGATGGCGTACGTGGACGGCATGCACACGTTCGACTACACGCTGCTGGACTTCTTCTACGTCGACAAGATGCTGGAGGCGGGCGGCCTGGCGGGGTTCAACGACTGCGGCATGTCTGCCGTGGACCGCGTGCTCAAGTACGTCGTCTCGCACCGGAAGTATGCCGAAGTGCCGGTGGTGCCGCGCCGCTACCAGGGCCGGAACGCCGCCGTCTCCGCCGTGCGCCGCGTCCTCA contains:
- a CDS encoding class I SAM-dependent methyltransferase; translation: MQKSPTAPQRSVLDANPIVRQILVDGIVRDAAGTELPAGSNISIEHAEALRRAVLEQRPRTVLEVGMAYGTSSLVILTALDEIGEGGRLVTVDPYQGTSWQSIGRLNVERAGFAASHTLLEAPDYLALPKLLEDGLRVEMAYVDGMHTFDYTLLDFFYVDKMLEAGGLAGFNDCGMSAVDRVLKYVVSHRKYAEVPVVPRRYQGRNAAVSAVRRVLNRPTNDRYFRKLEEWEPAWNFYARF